Within Parabacteroides pacaensis, the genomic segment ACATGCGTAATGAAAGAATTGGAAATGATTGATTGACCGGAAATGGAAGGTAATAATATGCCTGGACCATTCACTACTATCAAAAGTAATCCGTACGGAATAGGCTATGGCGTATATTATGACTACGACTGGATGGTTCGTAATCCTGAAATCAAGACCTTAGCTATTGACGGAGTAGCTGCCACACAAGAGAATTTAAAAAATAGAAAATATTCTTATACCTTAAAAGTCTACGCTGCCATCCGTCCGGATCTGCATAAAACTTCCATGGCTTATAAGCTTCTTGAAATACTTTCCACTGAAAACACAAAAAGGACAATAGATGAAAAGCGGATAGGTTGCTTTCATTTAAAGTTACACCGCAAACAGGTCTGCTCCATAAGAAAGAGTTAATTAATATCAATAATTATCAATTATAAATCTCTACTTCAATAAGTTTGTAACTTTAAATGCGCTTATAAACTTAGGTATAATAATAGTATAAAGTACAATTTAAAACTTACCGGATATGAGAATCACAATATTTTTTTTAATTATTTTCTTCTCTGCGAATATATATGGACAAAGGGCTTTTCCTGCAGATTTACCAGGCTATTATGGACAAGAGGCTACCGACAAAACGGCTGTTGATGGATGGCACCCTTCTACCGGCGTAGACTTTAAACCCTCCCAATTTTACAAACATTCTCCCTATTGGAAAAAACACAAGGTTTGTAGAGCTTTAGGGTGGACTTCCCTAGGAGTAGGAATCCCTGCGATCGGTGTAGGCTTGGTATATGGAGTAGCTTCTGTAGAAAGTACGAATCCTGATAAGGATAGCAAAATAGCGGCAACTATTCTAATTACCGGAGTTTCTCTGACTTTTGCGAGCATTCCCCTGTTCGTCATCGGACATCGCAATAAGAAAAAAGCCCTTTCTCTTTCCTTTGGCGGTCAAAGCCTTGCTACTCCTTCTCAAAACGGATGCACTACCCGGAATCAACCGGCATTCATGGTCAGGGTTGGTTTTTAATGCTTAACCCAACCCTTTTTAAATCCGTGAGAAGCCGAGGAGAGTTGGGCGGAAACTTCTCTTGAATATGGTAAGTTTTTCTATAAACAGCGCTAAAATAAAAGCACTCAACCCGGCTGCAAGCAGCCTGAGTTGAATGCTAAAAAACTCAATCATCTATTCATCCCGGAGTGTTCGGAAACTCCGGTGTTTATATCAACTTACTCTCACAGCAAGATAGCGATCAACAGAATATTTTCCGGGGCCTACGATATACATTATAATAAAAACCACCAGATAAATGAATGCCAATTCTTTTACGTGAAAAGCATCCGCTCCGTGAATTATAAAAAAGGCTACTCCCATGGAAAATATCATCGGAATCAATACCAAACGGTATAAGGCCCCTAAAATAAAACCGATAGAACAAACCAACTCTACAAAAATAATGGAAGCTAAAGAAGCCTGTGATCCTATATGCAAAGGATCAGGAAAATTACCTTCCAATATGGAAAAGCTATTCCATTTAGCCATCCCGTGCGTCATAAGCAAGAGACCGAAAATAATCCGGACAGCCAATAATATCCATGATATCCCCGTTCCCTCGGGCTTCATCGGAAAAAGAAATCTGTACAACGCTTTCATGTTGAGTCGTGTTTATTTGATCTGTTTTCTAGTTAAACAAACTTATCTATCGAAATGTTTCAAATTTATTCTATAAAAGAGACTTTTTACGATAAACCCCGATATCGTTCCGCTTTATCAACAGATTCAGGATACAACATTCAGCAAAATAGGCACCTTCCCTAACTCTGCATCTCTCTATTTCATACTAAAAAATAACCTTTCGAACATCTGAAGTATGAGAAATACATTTGCCGTCTACATATATCATAAATCCTTTTCCTTTATGATACTTTTTCCCGCTTTTATCATACATAACAGAAATGATCTTTCCCTGACAATATAGATTATCCAGGCAAAAATACTCCCATACATTATCAGGAACCAGCGGATTAATTAATATCTTGCCATCGTTCTGCGGTCGGACACCAATTAGGCCTGAAATAACCAGATTACAAAAAGAAGAATGATTATAATCCTTTCCCCTTTCTACACCTCCCTTTAACGAATCCCAATTACCGTTTTTAAGCGTTTTCAATATCGTGCGCGAAATCCAGTCACCTGTATAAGGATTCAAGTTTTCATCTATCCAACAAATCGTATCCTTTTTTTCAGTTACCCGACGATGACTGTTACTGTAAATGTTCAACAATGCAAAATAATTCTCTTTCGTCACAATTTTCGAGTTATAATTATTCAAAAAGTTGGCAAGAGCAGTTAGCGTTAGTGATGTAGAATAAGGCCAACTAGGTCCATTCCACTGACATTCATGTCCTTCATAAACCACTTTAAAGTCGGGACACCGCTGTTCTGTCGTAGTTGGCCCATAGGGAGCAGCAAAACCGCAGGTATCAAAAAGCTCTCTCCAAGCAATCGAACATTCTTCCAATGGAATATTATAGAACCAGGGAGTATAACCTAAAAGTTCGCGAACAGGTGAAAATTCCATCTTACCATTACAAGGGATCACCTTGTAAAATTGATCTTTTTTATCCCACAAACGATTATTTATCATTGCTTTTATATCGATCGCTTTTCCCTGATAAAAACGGCTCTCATGAACTTTCCCTAATACCAGAGCTATTCTAGCTAATGCTTCCGCTTCACCGTACATATAGCTGTTAAGAGTAGGACGATATCCTCTGCCTCCTTCAGATAAGAAACCGGAAACAGATAATTCCATCCCGTCTCTGTCATCTGTCTGCCAAAACATATCCGTAGAATCCCGTTTTTCATTCTCCCATGCCCTGAAATTCTT encodes:
- a CDS encoding DoxX family protein, whose protein sequence is MKALYRFLFPMKPEGTGISWILLAVRIIFGLLLMTHGMAKWNSFSILEGNFPDPLHIGSQASLASIIFVELVCSIGFILGALYRLVLIPMIFSMGVAFFIIHGADAFHVKELAFIYLVVFIIMYIVGPGKYSVDRYLAVRVS
- a CDS encoding MGH1-like glycoside hydrolase domain-containing protein: MILLRVFAFASLVLPLCMRGQNLPHTYTETVITRYVNEFNTADNELYKEAISNNEALEFLKNNIPLFECPDKSLERTYYFRWWTYRKHIKKTPEGYVITEFLPTVSWAGKYNSICCAAAHHLYEGRWLKDNIILKDYIRFWFWGGGDPRLYSFGAADAIYNYYLVHPDKQLLAELYPELKKNFRAWENEKRDSTDMFWQTDDRDGMELSVSGFLSEGGRGYRPTLNSYMYGEAEALARIALVLGKVHESRFYQGKAIDIKAMINNRLWDKKDQFYKVIPCNGKMEFSPVRELLGYTPWFYNIPLEECSIAWRELFDTCGFAAPYGPTTTEQRCPDFKVVYEGHECQWNGPSWPYSTSLTLTALANFLNNYNSKIVTKENYFALLNIYSNSHRRVTEKKDTICWIDENLNPYTGDWISRTILKTLKNGNWDSLKGGVERGKDYNHSSFCNLVISGLIGVRPQNDGKILINPLVPDNVWEYFCLDNLYCQGKIISVMYDKSGKKYHKGKGFMIYVDGKCISHTSDVRKVIF